AGGGGTGGACGCGAGGGTCAGGACCACGGTCATGGTGAGGAGACGGTGCATACGTCATGCTATGGGTCACCGCTTTCACAATCATTGCAGGCGAACTGCGGCTGGCGGGGGTCACCTCAGGCCCATACCTGGGTGCGGCGCGGACGCATGCGCCTCGCTGCGTCCGGCCTGTCGGCGCGCAGCCGATTTCGTTCAGGGGGTGGCCGATGCCGAGCCCGGGCCGGTCACCGCTGCTCGTCGCGGGACAGGGCGTGGTCCGCTTCACGGAGCAGGCCCTCGCCGGTGGCGTCGCCTGCGCTCAGTGTGGCCACGCCGATACTCAGCTCGACCTGCGGCCCGTCCAGGTCTGCGGTCCTCACGGCGGCGCGTATTCGCTCCCGCACCACCTGCGCTCCGACGAGGTCCGTCTGCGGGAGCAGGATCGCGAACTCGTCCCCGCCCCACCGGAACACCTCCAGCGGCCCGCCCTGACCCGCGGGCCGGAAGACGACGTCGCTTTTCCTCAGCTCGCGTTGCAGGGCCGCCCCCACCCGCACGAGGGCTTCGTCGCCCGCCCGATGTCCACGCGTGCCGTTCAAGGTCCTGAAGGCCCGGATGTCCGCCAGCAGCAGCGACAGGGGGTGCCCGTGCCGCCTTGCCCGGGCCATTTCCTGCGTCAGGACTTCCATGAACGCCCGCCGGTTGGGCAGGCCGGTCAGGGGATCTGTTCTCGAGGCGGCGTGCACCTGCGCCCGTAGGTGAGCCTCGTGCAGGAGCAGGGCGGCCTGCTGCCCGAACGATTCAGCCAGGACGATCGATTCCTGCTCGAACGCCTCGGGATCCGTCATGGAGTCCACGTTCAGGAAGCCGTACACCTCGCCCTGGTACAGGATCGGCACCCCGATGTTCGCCTGGAGCGTCTCGACGCTCGGCAAGGTGTCCTCCACGCGCACCCCGTGAAGGTCGTAGCCGGTGCCCTTCACGGACAGCAGGCCCTTGGCCATGATGCGCGGCACGCCCCGGCTCCAGGCCTCCTCGCCCAGCCCGTACCAGGTGTCCCGCATGTCGGCCATCGTGAACGTCACGCCCTGGAGTTCCATCTCGTCGAAGGTCACGCTCGCCGCGAAGCGGAAACCTCCATCCTCCCGGATCAGCAGCGACCCGCACTCCGCCCCCGGAATCGTCGCCAGCGCCCGTTCCAGCAGCGGCTGGTACGCGTCCTGCAGTTTCGCCGTCAGCAGTTCCCGGCGCAGGGCCGGCAGGCTCTGCATGTACCGGAGGGCCTGCTGACGTTCGACCTCCAGGCCCAGTTGGTGTCCCAGGTGACTGAGCAGCGTCCGGTCCGTGCCCAGCCACTCCCGGCCCGGGGCGTCCAGCCAGAACGCCGCGCGAGGGCGGAACTTGCCGCCCAGCGGCAGCAGCACCCCGTCGGGTCGCACCTGCACGTCACCGCCCCGGATCACGCCCAGGTCCCCACGCGTGAGGGCGGGCACGTACGGTGAGCCGGCGTCCCACTCTCTGCGGCGCTGCACCGTCCCGCCCGTCACCACCAGGCCGGCCAGGCCCCCCAGCTGGTAGATGCGGCAGAGTTCCTCGGCGAACCAGGCCAGAGAAGGGTTCATCTCGTCGCGGCGGGCGAACTGTTCAGCCAGGGCGTTCACGCGCTCATGCCGGTCCACGGCGACCAGCCGGGCATGCTGCTGGTTCACCACGTGCATAAAGGCCTGCTGCTCTGCGGGCAGGTCAGCCGCCATTCGCGCGAACGGGCGCAGGAGTTCTCCCGTGTCGTCGGGGTTCAGGGTGAACGGCAGGGCCGGATCGGCGGCCAGGGCAGCCTGCAACTGGGCGCGAAAGGCGGTGACGGAGGTGACGGCGCTGAGGGCGGTGATCAAGGCGAAGAGAGGGGGCATGCGGCCGGTCACCTCCAGGGCTCCATTGGACGTAATGCCAGACTATGCAGCAGACCGGGCCAGCGCACTCGACCCTGACGCCTCACCGCTCATCATCGCTTCATGCCCCGCCGGGGCGGCCTGCGGGAACTCGCCTTCATTCACGGGGGCGCTGCGGCATGTGTGTCCCAGGCGCCTCCCACTGCGGGTCAGCGTGCAGCATGGGAGGACCTTTCGCCCCGGCCACGTACGCTGGCCGTGGGCGGGGGGTGGACCGCACCAGGTTTGCCTGGGGAAGGGACTGCGGGCGCATCGTTACGGAGAGCGCATGAACATAGCTTGAATGGGCCTATGCCGCCATCAACCATGGCCTCGAGGGGCGCCGATTTACCGGGAGGTCCAGAGGGCGGTGGGTTGCCGACCAGCGAGATGGGCGAGTGTGACCATCACGGTGGTGACCACCTGGCCGACACCCCACACGGGCTGCTGTTTCAGGGCAATGATCAGGGCGGCGCAGAACAGGAGACCTGCGAGGCCGGCTGGGGCGCCCCAGCCTGAGTGGGCTTGCTGGTGGCCGTGCCATGCGGCGCGGGCCAGCAGCAGGGCGGTGCCGAGCAGTCCGGTGATGATGAGCAGCCAGAGCCAGGCGGTGGGGGTCATGGGAACCTGTGCATAGGACATAGGGAGCGGGTGGCGTGGTCGGGAAGGTCTGAGTGGGACGCGGACCACATGTATAAAAATTAACAATTCCTTAGCACACTTTTCTGACGTGTCTGGATTCCGTGGACGCCATTGGTGATCCTGATTCACACCGCTGTTGAACTTTGCTCCGAACAGGGCCTTCACTCCACTGTGCTGTCAGGCTGAGGACAGAGCAGCTTTCTATGCTGACCTCATGAGCGCAGGAGCCCACCTCAACGACCTCCTCGACAACCTCGCGCTGCTGATCGCCGGTGTCACCCTGATCACCTTCACCTACCGCCCCGGAAGTGCGCCCGACTCGCTCGCCCGCCTCTCCGTCCGGTACGCCGCCACGGTCGCCCTCGGCCTGTACCTGATGCTCCACAGTGTCACCCTCGCCCCTGGGCTCATCTTCGATTTCCGCGCCGTCGTGATCGCCCTCGTCGCCCGCCGATACGGCGTGCTCCCCGCCCTCCTGGTCGCCCTGCCGCTGGCCGCCTACCGCCTCTTCCTCGGGGGACCGGGGGCCGGCCCCGCCCTGCTGCAACTGGTGCTCGTGGCTGTGCTGGGCGCCTGGGGCACCGGCTGGATCCAGCTGCGAACGCCCTTCCAGGCCGAACCTCTGACCCGGCGGCTCTGGCGCCCCGTTCCCCTGTTTGCCGGCGCGAACCTGATCTATTTCCTGGCCTTCGCCGCGGCAGGCCGCTCCTCGGTGG
This is a stretch of genomic DNA from Deinococcus ficus. It encodes these proteins:
- a CDS encoding sensor domain-containing diguanylate cyclase, giving the protein MPPLFALITALSAVTSVTAFRAQLQAALAADPALPFTLNPDDTGELLRPFARMAADLPAEQQAFMHVVNQQHARLVAVDRHERVNALAEQFARRDEMNPSLAWFAEELCRIYQLGGLAGLVVTGGTVQRRREWDAGSPYVPALTRGDLGVIRGGDVQVRPDGVLLPLGGKFRPRAAFWLDAPGREWLGTDRTLLSHLGHQLGLEVERQQALRYMQSLPALRRELLTAKLQDAYQPLLERALATIPGAECGSLLIREDGGFRFAASVTFDEMELQGVTFTMADMRDTWYGLGEEAWSRGVPRIMAKGLLSVKGTGYDLHGVRVEDTLPSVETLQANIGVPILYQGEVYGFLNVDSMTDPEAFEQESIVLAESFGQQAALLLHEAHLRAQVHAASRTDPLTGLPNRRAFMEVLTQEMARARRHGHPLSLLLADIRAFRTLNGTRGHRAGDEALVRVGAALQRELRKSDVVFRPAGQGGPLEVFRWGGDEFAILLPQTDLVGAQVVRERIRAAVRTADLDGPQVELSIGVATLSAGDATGEGLLREADHALSRDEQR